A window of Ranitomeya variabilis isolate aRanVar5 chromosome 2, aRanVar5.hap1, whole genome shotgun sequence contains these coding sequences:
- the DBX1 gene encoding homeobox protein DBX1, with protein MMFPSLLAPPAVYPNLLRPTPTLPQTLQTALTTHSSFLVEDLIRISRPAGYLPRAVPPPSISPPISDSPISMADTPELLSSRRPCEAQNTNSSTFLKFGVNAILSSPNPRTDSSQNILSSIPPKTFSLPYFEGSFQPFIRSSYFPASSSVVPMPGTFAWPLAARGKPRRGMLRRAVFSDVQRKALEKMFQKQKYISKPDRKKLAGKLGLKDSQVKIWFQNRRMKWRNSKERELLSSGGCREQTLPTKFNPNPDLSDVGKKSLEGEDDGISYQRAELPLVVDAQLPPSPFNSSSHSKQSDLSDSDIEDADEDDEITVS; from the exons ATGATGTTCCCCAGCCTCCTAGCTCCCCCAGCAGTCTACCCCAATCTTCTTAGGCCAACCCCAACCCTACCACAGACCTTGCAGACTGCCTTGACCACTCATTCAAGTTTTTTGGTGGAGGACCTGATAAGGATCAGCAGGCCTGCAGGCTACCTACCCCGAGCTGTGCCTCCACCCAGTATCTCACCGCCAATCTCAGACAGCCCCATCAGTATGGCTGACACCCCAGAGCTCCTGAGCTCCAGAAGACCATGTGAAGCCCAGAACACAAACAGCTCGACTTTTCTCAAGTTTGGAGTGAACGCCATATTGTCCTCCCCTAATCCCAGAACAG ATTCTTCCCAGaacattctctcctccatccccccgaAGACTTTCTCCTTGCCATATTTTGAGGGCTCCTTCCAGCCGTTCATCAGGTCCTCCTATTTTCCAG catcctcctctgtAGTCCCCATGCCTGGGACATTCGCATGGCCACTGGCCGCTCGGGGGAAGCCCCGGAGAGGGATGCTCCGCAGAGCTGTGTTTTCTGATGTGCAGCGGAAAGCTCTAGAGAAGATGTTTCAGAAGCAAAAATACATCAGCAAACCTGACCGTAAAAAACTGGCTGGAAAACTGGGACTCAAGGACTCGCAG gtgaaaatttggttccaaaatcgaAGAATGAAGTGGAGAAACTCTAAAGAGAGGGAGCTGCTGTCTTCAGGGGGCTGCAGAGAACAGACATTGCCCACCAAGTTTAACCCCAATCCTGACCTCAGTGACGTGGGAAAGAAGAGTCTAGAAGGCGAGGACGATGGCATATCCTATCAGCGcgcagagctccccctagtggtggacgcACAATTACCCCCCTCTCCCTTCAATTCCAGCAGTCACAGCAAACAGTCCGATTTATCAGACTCCGATATTGAGGACGCAGACGAGGACGATGAGATTACGGTCTCCTAA